Proteins co-encoded in one Spirochaetaceae bacterium genomic window:
- a CDS encoding RluA family pseudouridine synthase, producing MSGAAPTLTTVRLVVDGSGAGERADRYLGVRVGVPSRTQLQLRLAELRVNDRAVKPSTRLNCGDQVVVVLRSAPAIPALPEPLSLDVLYEDDDVVVIDKPSGMVVHPGSGTRGGTLVNGLLYRYRDLSARFPDSPRPGIVHRLDKDTSGVMVVARHAAAHACLARQFSERTVGKRYLAWVSGRPVPPSGRIATRLRRDAKNPLRVRVSRDTGKPAVTRYRVCESAGDASLMALRPLTGRTHQLRAHMRWLGHPILGDPLYAGRAKGTAARLLLHAHRLAIVLPGGTARTVFEAPPPRGFGLP from the coding sequence ATGAGCGGCGCCGCCCCGACCCTGACCACCGTGCGCCTCGTGGTGGACGGCAGCGGAGCGGGCGAGCGAGCCGACCGCTACCTCGGCGTACGCGTGGGCGTTCCTTCGCGCACCCAGTTGCAGTTGCGCCTCGCGGAGTTGCGCGTCAACGACCGCGCGGTAAAACCGAGCACTCGCTTGAATTGCGGTGACCAAGTGGTGGTGGTGCTGCGCTCGGCGCCGGCGATACCGGCGCTGCCGGAGCCGCTGTCGCTGGACGTGCTGTATGAAGACGACGACGTCGTGGTCATCGACAAGCCGAGCGGCATGGTGGTGCATCCCGGCAGCGGCACTCGCGGCGGCACGCTGGTGAACGGCCTGCTGTACCGGTATCGCGACCTGTCGGCGCGCTTCCCCGACAGCCCGCGCCCCGGCATTGTGCACCGGCTGGACAAGGACACCTCCGGCGTGATGGTGGTGGCCCGGCACGCCGCGGCGCATGCCTGTCTCGCTCGCCAGTTCAGCGAGCGTACCGTGGGCAAGCGCTACCTCGCCTGGGTCTCCGGCCGGCCCGTGCCGCCCTCCGGCCGCATCGCGACGCGGTTGCGGCGCGATGCGAAAAACCCGTTGCGCGTGCGGGTCAGCCGCGATACCGGCAAGCCCGCGGTTACCCGCTACCGCGTATGCGAGAGCGCCGGCGATGCTTCGCTGATGGCGCTGCGTCCGCTCACCGGGCGCACCCATCAACTGCGCGCGCACATGCGCTGGCTCGGCCACCCGATTCTCGGCGACCCGCTGTATGCCGGTCGCGCCAAGGGAACGGCGGCGCGCCTGCTGCTGCATGCCCACCGCCTCGCCATCGTGCTGCCCGGCGGCACCGCCCGCACGGTGTTCGAGGCGCCGCCGCCGCGCGGCTTCGGTCTTCCTTAG